The following proteins are co-located in the Maridesulfovibrio bastinii DSM 16055 genome:
- a CDS encoding HEPN domain-containing protein — MPKSTIPKNPDINSEINNHAARLRDLADLDYISARTLYRNQCYLEFYWYAQQSIEKYLKAIFIFCRKPNKKKTHDLGLLHCSVKNITIYDMFLEFPPIIDDLVLYFDLLGSVDCRYNELRRFSGELGADIQFLDDSVIYIRRYCRNLYPQQNDLDDEKNAKALMRRLSLENSNKEQLRLSLYTGLLGNILRAPGKTKDKLKENLVWANSYLLNEHQPADTIIQQAIIDLTPSIHDNPKLIKALRDLISIPKNIDEKQKGFTSRLIAIKRRIDKNLTSAKVSN; from the coding sequence ATGCCTAAATCAACCATTCCTAAAAATCCTGACATAAATAGCGAAATCAACAACCACGCAGCACGCCTTCGTGACTTGGCAGACTTGGATTACATATCCGCTAGAACATTATACAGAAATCAGTGCTATCTAGAGTTCTACTGGTACGCTCAACAAAGCATAGAAAAATATCTTAAAGCTATCTTCATATTTTGCAGAAAGCCTAATAAGAAAAAGACTCATGATTTAGGCTTACTCCATTGTTCGGTGAAAAATATCACAATTTATGATATGTTTTTAGAATTTCCACCAATTATCGATGATCTAGTTTTGTATTTTGACCTACTTGGGAGTGTGGATTGTCGCTATAATGAGCTTAGAAGGTTTAGTGGGGAACTTGGAGCGGACATACAGTTCTTAGATGACAGCGTTATTTACATCAGAAGATATTGTCGAAATCTATACCCTCAACAAAACGATCTTGATGATGAAAAAAATGCGAAAGCACTAATGAGAAGGCTATCGTTGGAAAATTCCAATAAAGAACAGCTTCGTTTATCATTATATACAGGATTACTTGGCAATATCCTTCGAGCTCCGGGGAAAACGAAAGACAAACTGAAAGAGAATCTTGTTTGGGCGAACAGCTACCTTTTAAATGAACATCAACCTGCTGACACCATCATTCAACAAGCAATAATTGACCTAACTCCATCAATTCATGACAACCCCAAATTAATAAAAGCACTTAGAGATTTGATTTCAATTCCCAAAAACATAGATGAAAAGCAAAAAGGATTTACCTCTAGGCTAATCGCCATCAAGCGCAGGATAGACAAAAATCTAACTAGCGCAAAAGTAAGCAACTGA
- a CDS encoding tyrosine-type recombinase/integrase: protein MKVEPFTNLKDIRNVKRLLRTKPRDLLLWVMGINSGLRVQDLLSLRIEDLKDKKVGDRIAVREKKTNKENVIVINKEIASCFKFYMDKFEPDDNHFLFRSRKGINYPITTYRVTGLVKEWASSLNIQGNYGAHSLRKTFCYVQRVHYGTPWEVLCQRLRHSSPSITRRYLGIQNEEVEEILLNTI, encoded by the coding sequence ATGAAGGTAGAACCGTTTACGAATTTAAAGGACATTCGGAACGTAAAGAGGTTGTTGCGAACTAAGCCAAGAGATTTGTTGCTCTGGGTTATGGGGATCAATTCAGGCTTGCGAGTACAAGACCTACTTTCCCTTCGTATAGAGGATTTGAAGGATAAAAAAGTTGGGGATCGTATCGCAGTAAGGGAGAAGAAAACAAACAAGGAAAACGTGATCGTCATTAATAAGGAGATAGCTTCCTGCTTCAAGTTCTATATGGATAAGTTTGAACCTGACGATAACCATTTTCTCTTCCGTAGCAGAAAGGGCATTAATTACCCGATTACGACCTACCGGGTAACGGGTTTGGTCAAAGAATGGGCATCATCACTGAACATACAAGGTAACTATGGAGCACATAGTTTAAGAAAAACATTCTGTTACGTACAACGTGTTCATTATGGAACTCCTTGGGAAGTGCTATGTCAAAGGCTTCGACATTCCTCTCCTTCGATAACTCGAAGATACCTTGGAATTCAAAATGAAGAGGTAGAAGAGATTCTTTTGAACACCATTTAG
- a CDS encoding tyrosine-type recombinase/integrase yields MKKFSMNMVFSARPTLFSSLTKYLTHCKSQYSEKTYKEKTSHAKLAIKHFGKDRTLETITPSDAAAFFDKLFKKQSGYAVNKVRKNLNAFWKWASVFVEGFPQILNPIDAVPKKPEERKERYVPPKDDFEKVLKVVEGQDYVLLKTFYFTGARRGAIYGLKWSDILFDQQRIRLWTMKRKNGNKEYALVPLLSELKELLLDWKSRQPIRSEYVFVNYAPQSSTYGGPYVDRIRFMHKVCEKAGVTFFGYHSIRHLTATMLYHAGHPISVIQRILMHKNPNTTVRYLRDLGLDRAFDAIDGTI; encoded by the coding sequence ATGAAGAAATTCTCGATGAACATGGTCTTCTCTGCTAGGCCCACGTTGTTTTCTTCGCTCACCAAGTACTTGACCCACTGTAAGTCGCAGTATTCTGAAAAAACATACAAAGAGAAAACTTCTCATGCGAAGTTGGCGATTAAGCACTTCGGTAAAGACCGAACATTGGAAACTATAACACCGTCAGATGCCGCAGCATTCTTCGACAAGCTATTTAAGAAGCAGTCCGGTTACGCGGTAAACAAGGTCCGCAAGAACCTGAACGCATTTTGGAAGTGGGCTAGTGTTTTTGTTGAAGGTTTTCCTCAGATTTTGAATCCGATTGATGCGGTACCGAAGAAACCTGAGGAACGAAAAGAAAGATACGTTCCGCCAAAGGATGATTTTGAGAAAGTTTTGAAAGTAGTCGAAGGCCAAGATTATGTACTGCTCAAGACCTTTTATTTTACCGGAGCTAGGCGTGGTGCAATATATGGTTTGAAGTGGTCAGATATCCTTTTTGACCAGCAACGCATTCGTCTTTGGACCATGAAGCGTAAAAACGGAAACAAAGAATATGCGCTAGTGCCGTTGCTTTCTGAACTGAAGGAGCTGCTGCTTGATTGGAAGTCCCGGCAACCAATTAGGTCAGAATATGTGTTTGTAAACTATGCCCCCCAATCAAGTACGTATGGCGGGCCATATGTAGATAGGATCAGGTTTATGCATAAAGTCTGTGAAAAAGCAGGAGTTACATTCTTCGGGTATCACAGCATTCGTCATCTTACCGCAACGATGCTTTACCATGCCGGACATCCGATTTCAGTCATTCAACGCATTCTTATGCACAAGAACCCAAACACCACAGTTCGCTATCTTCGTGACCTTGGCTTGGATCGTGCCTTTGATGCGATTGATGGAACCATTTAA
- a CDS encoding restriction endonuclease has translation MNIPKYHEMLIPAVKVIADLGGSGTIQEIAEGVIKLLELPEEVTSHPHNPEKSSQTEVEYRLAWARTYLKKYGLIDNSERGVWAFTDKYQRGMKLDPEEIVQAVRGQGKNSKKKAMDDAPEALPDDMGWRETLHQTVLSLDPSAFERLTKRILREVGFVQVEVTGQSGDGGIDGKGIVKIQEVLSYHVVFQCKRYKGSVGSSAIRDFRGAMVGRADKGLFITTGTFTRDAAKEAIRDGASPIDLIDGDDLVDMLKKLRLGVNVRMVEEVEVDNQWFEKI, from the coding sequence ATGAACATACCGAAATACCATGAAATGTTGATCCCCGCAGTTAAGGTCATTGCTGATCTTGGCGGGTCGGGAACTATCCAAGAAATAGCTGAAGGTGTTATCAAGCTTCTTGAGCTTCCTGAAGAAGTTACCTCTCATCCACATAATCCAGAAAAGTCGAGCCAGACAGAAGTAGAGTACAGGCTGGCGTGGGCCAGAACTTACCTGAAGAAGTACGGATTAATAGACAATTCTGAACGCGGTGTCTGGGCCTTTACGGATAAGTACCAGCGCGGGATGAAATTGGACCCTGAAGAAATTGTGCAGGCTGTCCGGGGTCAGGGTAAGAACTCCAAGAAAAAAGCTATGGACGATGCTCCAGAGGCTCTCCCTGATGACATGGGCTGGCGTGAAACACTACACCAGACCGTTTTGTCACTCGACCCAAGCGCATTTGAAAGGCTAACCAAACGTATACTGCGGGAGGTCGGTTTTGTGCAGGTTGAAGTAACAGGACAGTCCGGTGACGGTGGCATAGACGGCAAAGGGATCGTGAAGATTCAGGAAGTCTTGAGCTACCATGTAGTGTTTCAATGCAAGAGATATAAAGGTTCCGTTGGCTCTAGCGCAATCCGTGATTTCAGAGGAGCTATGGTGGGCCGAGCAGATAAGGGGCTTTTCATTACTACCGGAACGTTCACCAGAGATGCAGCCAAAGAAGCTATCCGGGACGGAGCTTCACCTATTGATTTGATTGATGGGGATGATTTGGTTGATATGCTCAAGAAACTCCGGCTTGGTGTGAATGTTCGGATGGTTGAGGAAGTTGAAGTTGATAACCAATGGTTCGAGAAAATATAA